A window from Vidua macroura isolate BioBank_ID:100142 chromosome 20, ASM2450914v1, whole genome shotgun sequence encodes these proteins:
- the RAD51C gene encoding DNA repair protein RAD51 homolog 3 isoform X1, producing MQREVGTLPLAPALRARLAAAGFQTAQELLDTGPCGLSKEIGISREEALEALQVVRQECHGHAARTAGGSGTTRKCTALELLEEEQTQGFIITFCSALDNILGGGVQLTKITEICGAPGVGKTQLCMQLAVDVQIPECFGGVAGEAVFIDTEGSFMVDRVVDIAAACVQHCHLIAEAQQEEDHRKALETFSLENILSHIYYFRCRDYTELLAQVYLLPEFLSEHSKVRLVVIDGIAFPFRHDFEDLSLRTRLLNGLAQQLIIIANDHRSAVVLTNQMTTRIGQSQSTLVPALGESWGHAATVRLIFHWDNSQRLATLYKSPSQKESTIAYHITSHGFRDVQPPAVTPSTERTELNPRKRPRTEEEKQQ from the exons ATGCAGCGGGAGGTGGGCACGCTGCCGCTGGCCCCCGCCCTGCGCGCACGCCTCGCCGCCGCCGGCTTCCAGACGGcgcaggagctgctggacacCGGGCCCTGCGGCCTGAGCAAAG AAATTGGAATCTCCAGGGAAGAGGCGCTGGAAGCGCTGCAGGTGGTGAGGCAGGAATGTCACGGGCACGCAGCAAGGACGGCTGGGGGATCAGGTACCACCAGGAAgtgcacagccctggagcttctggAAGAAGAGCAAACCCAGGGCTTCATCATCACCTTCTGTTCAGCACTGGACAACATCCTGGGAGGTGGAGTGCAGCTGACAAAAATCACCGAGATCTGCGGAGCACCCGGTGTTGGCAAAACACAGCTGTG CATGCAGCTGGCAGTGGATGTCCAGATCCCGGAGTGCTTCGGGGGCGTTGCTGGAGAAGCTGTGTTCATTGACACTGAGGGAAGTTTTATGGTGGACAGAGTGGTGGACATTGCAGCTGCCTGTGTGCAGCACTGCCACCTTATTGCTGAGGCTCAGCAAGAAGAGG ATCATCGGAAAGCTTTGGAGACTTTCTCTCTGGAAAATATCCTCTCTCACATCTATTACTTCCGTTGTCGTGActacacagagctgctggcccAGGTCTACCTCCTGCCAGAATTCCTGTCAGAGCATTCCAAG GTCCGGCTGGTGGTGATTGATGGAATTGCCTTTCCCTTCCGCCACGACTTTGAGGACCTGTCCCTGCGCACGAGGCTGCTGAAcgggctggcacagcagctcatCATCATAGCCAACGACCACAGATCAGCT GTAGTTCTGACAAACCAAATGACAACAAGGATTGGACAAAGCCAGTCCACATTGGTACCTGCTTTAG GAGAAAGCTGGGGACACGCTGCCACCGTCCGTTTAATCTTCCACTGGGACAACAGTCAGAG GTTGGCCACGTTGTACAAATCACCGAGTCAGAAGGAGTCCACCATAGCCTATCACATCACA TCCCATGGCTTCCGAGATGTGCAGCCTCCAGCTGTcactcccagcacagaaaggacTGAGCTGAACCCTCGGAAACGGCCACGGACAGAGGAGGAGAAGCAACAGTGA
- the RAD51C gene encoding DNA repair protein RAD51 homolog 3 isoform X2, which produces MQREVGTLPLAPALRARLAAAGFQTAQELLDTGPCGLSKEIGISREEALEALQVVRQECHGHAARTAGGSGTTRKCTALELLEEEQTQGFIITFCSALDNILGGGVQLTKITEICGAPGVGKTQLCMQLAVDVQIPECFGGVAGEAVFIDTEGSFMVDRVVDIAAACVQHCHLIAEAQQEEDHRKALETFSLENILSHIYYFRCRDYTELLAQVYLLPEFLSEHSKVRLVVIDGIAFPFRHDFEDLSLRTRLLNGLAQQLIIIANDHRSAVVLTNQMTTRIGQSQSTLVPALGWPRCTNHRVRRSPP; this is translated from the exons ATGCAGCGGGAGGTGGGCACGCTGCCGCTGGCCCCCGCCCTGCGCGCACGCCTCGCCGCCGCCGGCTTCCAGACGGcgcaggagctgctggacacCGGGCCCTGCGGCCTGAGCAAAG AAATTGGAATCTCCAGGGAAGAGGCGCTGGAAGCGCTGCAGGTGGTGAGGCAGGAATGTCACGGGCACGCAGCAAGGACGGCTGGGGGATCAGGTACCACCAGGAAgtgcacagccctggagcttctggAAGAAGAGCAAACCCAGGGCTTCATCATCACCTTCTGTTCAGCACTGGACAACATCCTGGGAGGTGGAGTGCAGCTGACAAAAATCACCGAGATCTGCGGAGCACCCGGTGTTGGCAAAACACAGCTGTG CATGCAGCTGGCAGTGGATGTCCAGATCCCGGAGTGCTTCGGGGGCGTTGCTGGAGAAGCTGTGTTCATTGACACTGAGGGAAGTTTTATGGTGGACAGAGTGGTGGACATTGCAGCTGCCTGTGTGCAGCACTGCCACCTTATTGCTGAGGCTCAGCAAGAAGAGG ATCATCGGAAAGCTTTGGAGACTTTCTCTCTGGAAAATATCCTCTCTCACATCTATTACTTCCGTTGTCGTGActacacagagctgctggcccAGGTCTACCTCCTGCCAGAATTCCTGTCAGAGCATTCCAAG GTCCGGCTGGTGGTGATTGATGGAATTGCCTTTCCCTTCCGCCACGACTTTGAGGACCTGTCCCTGCGCACGAGGCTGCTGAAcgggctggcacagcagctcatCATCATAGCCAACGACCACAGATCAGCT GTAGTTCTGACAAACCAAATGACAACAAGGATTGGACAAAGCCAGTCCACATTGGTACCTGCTTTAG GTTGGCCACGTTGTACAAATCACCGAGTCAGAAGGAGTCCACCATAG